A genome region from Thermoanaerobacterales bacterium includes the following:
- a CDS encoding type II toxin-antitoxin system HicB family antitoxin, which translates to MARRFSVILTPDPEDGGYVVTVPALPGCVSEGDTVEEALANIRDAIALFVASAADHNEPLPADVQPLVTTVEVAV; encoded by the coding sequence GTGGCAAGGAGATTTAGCGTCATCCTGACCCCCGATCCCGAGGACGGCGGCTACGTGGTGACCGTCCCGGCGCTTCCGGGCTGCGTCTCGGAAGGAGACACCGTGGAAGAAGCCCTCGCGAACATCCGGGACGCCATCGCCCTGTTCGTCGCGAGCGCGGCCGACCACAACGAACCGCTCCCGGCCGACGTGCAGCCCCTTGTGACCACCGTGG